Proteins co-encoded in one Ruegeria sp. HKCCD4315 genomic window:
- a CDS encoding prephenate/arogenate dehydrogenase family protein: MSQIYDRVALIGLGLIASSMFWAIKRAGLAGEVTGYARSEATRDTARRIGLCDRVCDTVQEAVEGADLVVLCVPVGAMGAVAEEIAPVLKPGATVSDVGSVKRHVIDAVQPHIPEAVHFIPAHPLAGTEHSGPESGFAELFDNRWCLLVPVENSNPEAIARLRALWEGMGSNVDEMDADHHDLVLAVTSHAPHLIAYTMVGVADDLRRVTDSEVIKYSAAGFRDFTRIAASDPTMWRDVFLSNKDATLEILGRFTEELFALQRAIRTGDGEHLFDYFTRTRAIRRGIIDAGQDTDAPDFGRGKAGS; this comes from the coding sequence ATGAGCCAGATTTACGACCGTGTTGCGCTGATCGGGCTGGGCCTGATTGCTTCGTCCATGTTCTGGGCCATCAAAAGGGCAGGGCTGGCCGGTGAAGTCACAGGCTATGCCCGGTCCGAGGCCACGCGGGACACTGCGCGCAGGATCGGACTTTGCGACCGCGTGTGCGATACCGTGCAAGAGGCAGTTGAGGGCGCCGATCTGGTTGTACTCTGTGTCCCGGTCGGGGCGATGGGGGCTGTCGCAGAAGAAATTGCACCCGTTTTGAAACCCGGCGCGACAGTATCGGATGTCGGATCGGTCAAGCGCCACGTGATCGACGCTGTGCAGCCGCACATCCCCGAAGCCGTGCATTTTATCCCGGCACACCCGTTGGCAGGGACCGAACATTCCGGCCCGGAATCTGGCTTTGCAGAACTATTTGACAACCGCTGGTGTCTGCTGGTCCCGGTCGAGAACTCGAACCCCGAGGCGATTGCCCGCCTACGTGCGTTGTGGGAAGGCATGGGGTCAAATGTCGATGAGATGGACGCCGATCACCATGATCTGGTGTTGGCCGTGACCTCTCATGCGCCGCACCTGATTGCCTATACAATGGTTGGTGTTGCAGACGATCTGCGACGCGTAACCGACAGTGAAGTCATCAAATATTCGGCCGCTGGTTTCCGGGACTTCACCCGCATCGCAGCATCCGACCCGACCATGTGGCGGGATGTTTTCCTGTCCAACAAGGATGCGACGCTGGAAATTCTGGGCCGCTTCACCGAAGAGCTGTTTGCTCTGCAACGGGCCATCCGGACCGGCGACGGAGAGCATTTGTTTGACTACTTCACCCGCACCCGTGCTATTCGTCGCGGCATTATCGATGCGGGGCAGGACACGGATGCTCCGGACTTCGGACGAGGGAAAGCGGGTTCATGA
- the hisC gene encoding histidinol-phosphate transaminase codes for MTKITPQPGIMDIALYQGGQSHVAGVEHVIKLSSNENPFGPSPKAIEAVRDSAATLHRYPSTDHASLRAAIGARHGLDPARIICGVGSDEVLQFIAQAYAGPGDEVVYTEHGFSMYPIIARMAGATPVMVAERDRKVDVDAILSAVTGQTRIVFVTNPGNPTSTMISNDELERLAQGLPDTCLMVLDGAYAEFVDGFDGGASLVDAYENVIMTRTFSKVYGLGGMRVGWGYAHQSIIDVLNRVRQPFNLSLTALAAAEAAVNDVEFLSFCQSENARLRVWLAEELAKIDVPSDPSCTNFILARFADQAEAEACDDYLKTQGLIVRRVAGYNLPNALRITVGDEEACRRVVAAITAFKKGAA; via the coding sequence ATGACCAAGATCACCCCACAACCCGGCATTATGGACATCGCGCTGTATCAGGGCGGCCAGTCGCATGTGGCCGGGGTGGAGCACGTGATCAAGCTGAGCTCGAACGAAAACCCGTTTGGGCCAAGCCCCAAGGCGATTGAGGCGGTACGCGACAGCGCCGCAACTTTGCACCGCTATCCAAGCACGGATCATGCAAGCCTGCGCGCGGCCATCGGCGCGCGCCACGGGCTGGATCCGGCGCGGATCATCTGCGGGGTCGGCAGCGACGAGGTGCTGCAATTCATCGCTCAGGCCTATGCGGGGCCGGGGGATGAGGTGGTATATACCGAGCACGGGTTTTCGATGTACCCAATCATCGCCCGCATGGCGGGCGCGACGCCGGTCATGGTGGCCGAGCGCGACCGCAAGGTGGATGTGGATGCCATTTTGTCGGCAGTGACAGGGCAGACGCGGATCGTGTTTGTTACCAACCCGGGCAATCCGACCTCGACCATGATCTCGAATGACGAACTGGAACGGCTTGCACAGGGGCTGCCTGACACATGCCTGATGGTTCTGGACGGGGCCTATGCCGAGTTTGTGGATGGGTTCGACGGCGGTGCATCGCTTGTGGACGCCTATGAGAATGTCATCATGACCCGGACTTTTTCCAAAGTTTACGGGCTGGGTGGAATGCGGGTTGGCTGGGGCTATGCGCACCAATCAATTATCGATGTGCTGAACCGGGTGCGCCAGCCATTCAACCTGTCACTCACTGCTTTGGCTGCGGCTGAGGCTGCGGTGAACGATGTCGAGTTTCTGTCCTTTTGCCAATCGGAGAACGCACGTCTGCGTGTGTGGTTGGCAGAGGAACTTGCCAAGATCGACGTGCCCTCTGACCCGTCCTGCACCAATTTCATCCTTGCACGGTTTGCTGATCAGGCCGAGGCAGAAGCCTGCGACGACTACCTCAAAACGCAGGGTTTGATTGTCCGCCGGGTTGCGGGCTACAACCTGCCGAACGCCTTGCGGATCACCGTCGGCGACGAAGAAGCCTGCCGCCGAGTGGTTGCGGCGATCACTGCATTTAAGAAGGGCGCAGCATGA
- a CDS encoding aminotransferase class V-fold PLP-dependent enzyme — MTLSKFRADLCSTTHNSNLRDGLIGENVLIPGLLGDVPLVYADYVASGRALRQVEDYVAQHVLPFYANSHTEASYCGSYMTRLRREARNEIARLVGARGEDAVIFTGSGATAGLNRLVSLMGVEEADQPVVLIGPYEHHSNILPWRESKAQVIEIPEDESGGVDLQALESALEAHADADLLIGSFSAASNVTGIITDPDPVTRVLKAHGALAVWDYAGGGPYLPMDMGPADARKDAIVVSPHKFPGGPGASGVLIVNQTAVQRDCPSWPGGGTVSFVSPWRHDYSADLSTREEAGTPNVIGDIRAALAFIVKDVVGTKEIAEREAQFNQMALEGWQDNPHLTLLGVDNPHRLPIFSFLVRDNAGQPVHQQLFTRMLSDIYGIQARGGCACAGPYAHRLLGIDRKASEALHAALSAGEEMKKPGWVRLNFSYLMSEETVQFIIDSVNDLSRRTEEFAPYYDADPATARFKAA; from the coding sequence ATGACCCTGTCCAAATTTCGTGCGGATCTTTGTTCGACCACTCACAATTCCAACCTGCGCGACGGGTTGATCGGAGAAAATGTTCTGATCCCGGGTCTGCTTGGGGACGTACCGCTTGTCTATGCGGATTACGTCGCTTCGGGCCGTGCCTTGCGGCAGGTCGAAGACTATGTCGCGCAGCATGTGTTGCCGTTCTACGCGAACAGCCATACCGAGGCCTCCTACTGCGGTTCTTACATGACACGTCTGCGTCGCGAGGCGCGCAATGAGATAGCCCGCCTTGTTGGTGCGAGGGGAGAAGACGCGGTGATCTTCACCGGGTCCGGTGCCACGGCGGGGCTCAACCGGTTGGTCAGTTTGATGGGAGTGGAAGAGGCTGACCAGCCGGTTGTTTTAATCGGACCTTACGAACACCATTCAAACATTCTGCCATGGCGCGAGAGCAAGGCGCAGGTCATCGAAATCCCTGAAGACGAAAGTGGGGGTGTGGATTTGCAAGCGCTGGAATCTGCTCTTGAGGCTCATGCAGATGCCGATCTGTTAATCGGGTCATTCTCAGCGGCATCCAACGTGACCGGCATCATAACTGACCCTGATCCCGTAACGCGCGTGCTCAAGGCACATGGGGCTTTGGCCGTGTGGGACTATGCCGGCGGTGGGCCGTATCTGCCGATGGATATGGGGCCAGCAGATGCGCGCAAGGATGCGATCGTGGTGTCGCCGCACAAGTTCCCGGGTGGTCCGGGCGCATCGGGTGTGTTGATCGTGAACCAAACTGCTGTGCAGCGGGATTGCCCAAGCTGGCCCGGTGGCGGCACCGTCAGTTTTGTATCACCCTGGCGCCACGATTACAGCGCCGATCTGTCAACGCGGGAAGAGGCCGGAACGCCGAATGTGATCGGAGACATCCGTGCGGCGCTGGCATTTATCGTGAAGGATGTCGTCGGAACAAAGGAAATTGCCGAGCGCGAGGCGCAGTTCAACCAGATGGCTCTGGAAGGTTGGCAGGACAACCCGCACCTGACTTTGCTTGGGGTCGATAACCCGCATCGCTTGCCGATCTTCTCGTTCCTTGTTCGCGACAATGCTGGACAACCGGTGCATCAGCAGCTGTTCACCCGGATGCTCAGCGACATCTATGGGATTCAGGCGCGCGGTGGCTGTGCCTGCGCAGGGCCATACGCGCATCGCTTGCTGGGTATTGATCGTAAAGCTTCAGAGGCGTTGCACGCGGCCTTGTCTGCGGGGGAAGAGATGAAGAAGCCCGGCTGGGTACGGCTGAATTTCTCGTATCTGATGAGCGAGGAAACGGTTCAGTTCATCATCGACAGCGTTAATGACCTGTCCCGTCGGACCGAAGAATTTGCGCCGTATTACGATGCCGACCCGGCGACCGCGCGCTTCAAAGCCGCATGA
- a CDS encoding Lrp/AsnC family transcriptional regulator, which produces MTSKLDQIDTRILKELQKDATLSQRELADRVGLSQNACWRRLKALNEDGVLIGSTARIAREKLGLSLVVFVMLRTRHHSAEWLQAFRSHVLTIPEVVDFHRIGGDYDYQLKVVTEDMASYDKVYQRLIEKVELDSVTSYFAMEAIAEGRPLPI; this is translated from the coding sequence ATGACTTCAAAATTAGATCAAATTGACACGCGCATTCTGAAAGAACTGCAAAAGGACGCCACCCTATCCCAACGGGAATTGGCAGATCGCGTTGGTCTTTCTCAAAATGCCTGCTGGCGGCGATTGAAGGCCCTCAACGAAGATGGCGTCCTGATTGGATCCACCGCTCGTATCGCGCGCGAGAAACTAGGGCTGAGCTTAGTGGTCTTTGTCATGCTGCGCACACGGCATCATTCGGCCGAATGGCTTCAGGCGTTTCGCAGCCATGTTCTGACAATTCCAGAAGTCGTGGATTTTCACCGCATTGGCGGCGATTACGATTACCAGTTGAAAGTCGTCACTGAAGATATGGCGTCTTATGACAAGGTCTACCAACGCCTGATCGAAAAGGTCGAACTGGACAGTGTGACCTCGTATTTCGCGATGGAAGCGATCGCCGAAGGGCGACCGCTGCCGATCTAG
- a CDS encoding SDR family oxidoreductase yields the protein MAQTILITGASSGIGKVTALRFQKQGWNVIATMRSPEKETELSQLENVLVTRLDVTDEASITAAVAEGIARFGQIDVLLNNAGYGAYGPLEAFPLDRIRRQFDTNVIGLLAVTKAVLPHMRVNGSGCIVNISSIGGQITFPLGALYHGTKFAVEGLSESLHYELAAAGIKVKIVEPGLIATDFGGRSFDFVNDESMTEYQPVVQALFGTWGSEEMASRTSPPSVVADVIWEAVTDGTDTLRYRAGEDAVEYLDNRKALDDATFIGGMKTMLGLA from the coding sequence ATGGCACAGACCATCCTCATCACCGGCGCGTCGTCTGGTATCGGCAAAGTCACGGCTCTACGGTTTCAAAAGCAAGGTTGGAACGTCATTGCCACCATGCGCAGCCCGGAAAAGGAAACCGAGCTATCGCAACTGGAAAACGTTCTGGTTACGCGTCTGGACGTAACCGACGAAGCCTCAATCACAGCGGCCGTTGCAGAAGGGATCGCGCGGTTCGGCCAGATCGATGTTCTGCTGAACAATGCGGGGTATGGGGCCTATGGGCCGTTGGAGGCGTTCCCGTTGGACCGCATTCGTCGGCAATTCGACACCAACGTCATCGGTCTGCTGGCCGTAACCAAAGCGGTATTGCCGCATATGCGGGTAAACGGGTCTGGCTGCATCGTGAACATTTCTTCCATCGGCGGTCAGATCACCTTCCCGCTTGGGGCGCTGTATCACGGCACGAAGTTCGCAGTCGAAGGTCTATCAGAGTCGCTGCACTACGAACTCGCTGCGGCTGGCATCAAGGTCAAGATTGTCGAGCCCGGGCTGATCGCCACAGATTTCGGCGGCCGCTCGTTTGATTTCGTTAATGATGAAAGTATGACGGAATACCAGCCGGTGGTTCAGGCCCTGTTTGGCACCTGGGGCTCTGAAGAGATGGCATCGCGCACCTCACCACCCAGCGTTGTGGCCGACGTGATCTGGGAGGCGGTGACCGATGGGACTGACACCTTACGGTATCGCGCGGGCGAAGATGCGGTCGAATATCTCGACAACCGCAAGGCGCTGGACGATGCAACCTTCATCGGTGGAATGAAAACAATGCTCGGGCTGGCCTGA
- a CDS encoding AraC family transcriptional regulator, whose protein sequence is MRKTKLSQSELITEICNFVAKEAEDAPFYPTALEGFALLHDVKTKSIDAQVYEPIVCLVLQGQKETRIGNRLIHFGAGDSLIVSHSVPVMAAVTEASRQAPYVGLVLSLDLSTLRSLYDEVGSTPGKIEAAHSLAASQASPDLIDAMTRLFRASQSPIEAKVLAPMISREIHYRLLQADHGGMLRQMLWRDSAASRIARVIDVIQTDFKTSLPVSELAQIAGMSVSAFHTHFKEVTARSPLQYQKELRLLEARRLLSHGSLSVSQAAFDVGYESPTQFSREYSRKFGVSPRQDLGAQSAA, encoded by the coding sequence ATGAGAAAGACCAAACTGAGTCAATCCGAACTGATCACGGAAATCTGCAATTTTGTGGCAAAAGAAGCAGAAGACGCGCCATTTTACCCGACTGCGCTCGAAGGCTTTGCGCTTCTGCACGACGTTAAAACCAAGTCCATCGACGCGCAGGTTTATGAACCTATTGTCTGCCTGGTTCTACAAGGGCAGAAAGAAACACGTATTGGCAATCGGCTTATCCATTTCGGAGCCGGGGACTCCCTGATCGTCAGCCATTCAGTTCCCGTCATGGCAGCCGTAACTGAAGCCAGCCGTCAGGCACCCTATGTCGGCCTCGTTCTTTCACTCGATCTGTCCACCTTGCGCAGCCTATATGATGAGGTCGGATCCACTCCCGGAAAAATTGAAGCGGCGCATAGCCTGGCGGCATCCCAAGCCTCACCAGATCTGATCGATGCTATGACCCGCCTGTTTCGTGCCAGCCAGAGCCCGATCGAGGCAAAGGTTCTGGCCCCGATGATCAGCCGTGAGATCCATTACAGGTTGCTACAGGCCGATCACGGCGGAATGCTGCGGCAAATGCTATGGCGTGACAGTGCAGCCAGCCGGATCGCGCGGGTCATTGACGTTATCCAAACGGATTTCAAAACCTCACTGCCCGTGTCCGAGCTTGCGCAAATTGCCGGCATGAGCGTTTCCGCCTTTCACACGCATTTCAAAGAGGTGACCGCCAGATCACCACTGCAATACCAAAAAGAACTCAGATTGCTGGAGGCGCGCCGCCTACTGTCTCATGGATCGCTCAGTGTTTCGCAAGCGGCCTTTGACGTGGGGTATGAAAGCCCGACCCAATTCAGCCGCGAGTACTCCCGCAAATTTGGAGTTTCTCCACGGCAAGACCTTGGAGCGCAAAGCGCGGCATAA
- the rpsD gene encoding 30S ribosomal protein S4, protein MTKRTSAKYKIDRRMGENIWGRPKSPINRREYGPGQHGQRRKGKLSDFGLQLRAKQKLKGYYGDLTEKQFRRIYAEAERVKGDTGENLIGLLERRLDAVVYRAKFVPTVFAARQFVNHGHVKVNGKRVNIPSYRVKEGDVIEVRDKSKQLAIVLEAAALAERDVPDYIDADHSKMTATFVRAPGLSDVPYPVMMEPNLVVEFYAKN, encoded by the coding sequence GTGACCAAACGCACGTCTGCCAAGTACAAAATCGACCGCCGGATGGGCGAAAACATCTGGGGTCGTCCGAAATCCCCGATCAACCGTCGTGAATACGGCCCCGGCCAGCACGGCCAGCGCCGCAAGGGCAAACTGTCGGACTTCGGTCTGCAGCTGCGCGCCAAGCAGAAGCTGAAAGGCTACTATGGCGACCTGACCGAGAAGCAGTTCCGCCGCATTTATGCCGAAGCCGAGCGTGTCAAAGGCGACACCGGTGAAAACCTGATCGGTCTGCTGGAGCGCCGCCTGGACGCCGTTGTCTACCGCGCCAAGTTCGTTCCGACCGTTTTTGCTGCACGTCAATTCGTGAACCACGGCCACGTCAAAGTGAACGGTAAGCGGGTTAACATCCCCAGCTACCGCGTCAAAGAAGGCGACGTGATCGAAGTGCGTGACAAGTCCAAGCAACTGGCCATCGTTTTGGAAGCTGCTGCTCTGGCCGAGCGTGACGTGCCCGATTACATCGACGCTGACCACTCGAAAATGACCGCGACTTTCGTCCGCGCACCGGGCCTGAGCGATGTGCCTTATCCGGTGATGATGGAACCGAACCTGGTCGTCGAATTCTACGCGAAGAACTAA
- a CDS encoding DUF3299 domain-containing protein produces MRNWLRYAIMAALAFATQPSVAASGIALEWSDLPAPSAQVFEDPFRDLSAEQMDDLQFAVRLRVRLQQNAGSAEERAKWQELLNETETALAQDQIDVDWMLNQREAVIQRRTVAGTAGNPLHDGQTITLDGFAIPAPPDADCHPVAYLVPEPGMCSHRPPPPPNQMIRVLLNGDWAPTYYHEPVRLTGVLSIAPTEEQMVVVDGLMPMRATFLLEVDQVYPLA; encoded by the coding sequence ATGCGGAACTGGCTCAGGTATGCAATAATGGCCGCGCTGGCCTTTGCAACGCAACCCTCGGTCGCGGCATCCGGAATTGCGCTTGAATGGTCTGACCTTCCCGCCCCCTCCGCGCAGGTGTTTGAAGACCCTTTTCGCGACCTCAGCGCCGAACAGATGGACGACCTACAGTTTGCCGTACGCTTACGGGTCAGGTTGCAACAGAATGCCGGCAGCGCCGAAGAACGCGCCAAATGGCAAGAGTTGCTGAACGAGACAGAAACCGCGCTGGCCCAAGATCAGATAGACGTCGACTGGATGCTGAACCAGCGCGAGGCTGTCATCCAGAGGCGCACAGTTGCGGGAACAGCCGGCAACCCATTGCATGATGGTCAAACCATCACACTGGACGGTTTTGCGATTCCCGCGCCACCAGATGCAGATTGTCATCCTGTCGCTTATCTGGTGCCCGAGCCAGGAATGTGTAGCCACAGGCCCCCGCCACCGCCAAACCAGATGATCCGCGTGCTGCTGAACGGCGACTGGGCACCGACCTACTACCATGAACCGGTACGTTTGACTGGGGTGCTGTCGATTGCACCCACAGAAGAGCAGATGGTGGTCGTGGATGGCCTGATGCCGATGCGCGCGACGTTTCTGCTGGAAGTTGATCAGGTCTATCCACTGGCCTAA
- a CDS encoding GyrI-like domain-containing protein — translation MPTSYEDRVLRVLAYIHDNPAGDLSLDALADVAAMSRFHWHRVFRALTGETCAQAVRRVRLHRAATWLVQSDKAISDIALSVGYPNPSSFARAFSEAYGSSPAAFRKAGQFLPAHPDFKTGGYPMHPVTTRTEPARRVVALPHKGAYSEIGKSFEAFGAMCESRQLWPQIGPVLALYFDSPDDVPEDQLRSYAGAEFRGENTPEGLDELSIPGGKTAVLTYKGPYSGIAAAYHSLFGNWLPESGEEPADQPCYEIYLNDPRDTAPEDLLTEICLPLK, via the coding sequence ATGCCCACCAGCTATGAAGACCGCGTGTTGCGCGTACTGGCGTATATCCATGACAACCCCGCCGGGGACCTGTCTTTGGATGCGCTTGCTGACGTGGCGGCGATGTCACGGTTTCACTGGCACCGGGTGTTTCGCGCCCTGACCGGCGAAACCTGTGCACAGGCGGTGCGCCGTGTGCGCTTGCACCGTGCGGCCACATGGCTGGTACAGTCAGATAAAGCGATTTCTGATATCGCGTTATCTGTCGGGTATCCCAATCCAAGTTCCTTTGCGCGCGCCTTTTCCGAGGCTTATGGCAGCAGTCCCGCTGCCTTTCGCAAGGCGGGTCAATTTCTTCCCGCTCATCCTGATTTCAAAACCGGAGGATATCCGATGCATCCTGTTACCACACGTACTGAACCCGCCCGCCGTGTTGTCGCGCTGCCGCATAAAGGGGCCTATTCCGAGATCGGCAAAAGCTTTGAAGCGTTTGGGGCCATGTGCGAATCCCGTCAGCTATGGCCGCAGATTGGGCCTGTGCTTGCGTTGTATTTTGATAGCCCCGATGACGTGCCAGAAGATCAACTGCGCAGCTATGCAGGGGCTGAGTTCCGGGGTGAAAACACCCCTGAAGGCCTGGACGAACTATCGATTCCGGGCGGCAAGACGGCTGTGCTGACCTACAAAGGGCCATATTCAGGGATCGCGGCGGCCTATCACAGCCTGTTCGGCAATTGGCTGCCGGAGTCTGGTGAAGAACCTGCGGATCAACCTTGCTACGAGATTTACCTCAACGATCCGCGCGATACAGCGCCCGAGGATTTGCTGACCGAGATCTGCTTACCTTTGAAGTGA
- a CDS encoding acetyl-CoA carboxylase carboxyltransferase subunit alpha — MTQYLDFEKPLAEIEGKAEELRALARANEEMDVAEEAAALDTKASKLLDELYADLTPWRKCQVARHPERPHCNDYVDALFTEFTPLAGDRNFADDLAVIGGLARFNDQPVMVIGHEKGSDTKSRIERNFGMARPEGYRKAVRLMEMAGRFGLPVITLIDTAGAYPGKGAEERGQSEAIARSTEMCLKIGVPLVSVIIGEGGSGGAVAFATANRVAMLEHSVYSVISPEGCASILWKDAEKMREAAEALRLTAQDLYKLGVCDRIITEPKGGAHRNRPAAVEAVRSAITAMLQELDGKDAAALIQDRRQKFLDIGSKGLAA, encoded by the coding sequence ATGACCCAGTATCTGGATTTCGAAAAACCGCTGGCCGAGATCGAAGGCAAAGCTGAAGAGCTGCGCGCGCTGGCCCGCGCAAACGAAGAAATGGACGTGGCCGAAGAAGCGGCCGCTTTGGACACCAAAGCCTCCAAGTTGCTGGACGAGCTTTATGCCGATCTGACCCCCTGGCGGAAATGCCAGGTGGCGCGTCATCCGGAACGTCCGCATTGCAACGACTATGTGGATGCGCTGTTCACTGAATTCACACCGCTGGCAGGAGACCGCAACTTCGCCGACGATCTGGCCGTGATTGGTGGCCTGGCACGATTCAACGATCAGCCGGTGATGGTGATTGGACACGAAAAAGGCTCGGACACCAAATCGCGGATTGAGCGTAATTTTGGCATGGCCCGACCAGAAGGGTATCGCAAGGCCGTTCGCCTGATGGAGATGGCCGGACGTTTTGGACTGCCGGTCATCACCTTGATCGATACTGCCGGCGCCTACCCCGGCAAAGGGGCCGAGGAACGTGGCCAGTCAGAAGCCATCGCGCGTTCGACTGAGATGTGCCTGAAGATCGGCGTGCCTTTGGTCTCGGTCATCATTGGTGAAGGTGGGTCAGGCGGCGCTGTGGCCTTTGCGACAGCAAACCGCGTCGCAATGTTGGAACACTCGGTCTATTCGGTGATCTCGCCCGAAGGCTGCGCATCGATCTTGTGGAAAGACGCAGAAAAGATGCGCGAAGCGGCCGAAGCGCTGCGTCTGACCGCGCAGGACCTTTATAAGCTGGGCGTGTGCGACCGGATCATCACCGAGCCTAAAGGCGGCGCGCATCGCAACCGCCCGGCAGCCGTGGAAGCCGTACGCTCGGCCATCACCGCCATGCTGCAAGAGCTGGACGGCAAAGATGCAGCGGCCCTGATTCAGGACCGCCGTCAGAAATTCCTGGATATCGGTTCAAAAGGGCTGGCGGCGTAA
- a CDS encoding lytic murein transglycosylase codes for MITRRAFSICLGSSLLAACSGGSAPSSAPASRMRAVPNAGWDAWVAGFKTRASSQGISQTTLDQAFRGAGYLPDVIERDRNQVEFKRSLEDYLAIAASDERIETGQKMLRQYNGTLSQIEAQYGVDKEVVVAVWGLESRYGARRGDVPVISATSTLAYDGRRGAFFEKQLVAALRILQEGDTTPANMTGSWAGAMGHTQFIPTSYLAYAVDFTGDGRRDIWSEDPTDSLASTASYLARAGWVRGQPWGGEAGTVSGTPVAVLQPQTPGPRIAVFRNFQVIKRYNNSDSYAIGVGHLADRIAGGAPFQASFGPDANGLTLEDRKELQRQLTSAGYDTKGADGVIGKNTTSAISAYQSANGLPVTGEPSIGLLRRLGG; via the coding sequence ATGATTACACGCCGTGCCTTTTCTATTTGCCTTGGATCATCGCTATTGGCTGCCTGTTCGGGCGGCAGTGCTCCGTCAAGCGCCCCTGCATCGCGCATGCGGGCGGTTCCAAACGCTGGTTGGGACGCCTGGGTTGCCGGGTTCAAGACCCGCGCGTCTTCGCAAGGAATTTCACAGACCACACTTGATCAGGCATTCCGCGGGGCAGGGTATCTGCCCGACGTAATCGAACGCGACCGCAACCAGGTCGAATTCAAGCGCTCGCTCGAGGATTATCTAGCCATTGCTGCATCGGATGAACGGATTGAAACCGGTCAAAAGATGCTTCGACAGTATAACGGTACCCTGTCGCAGATCGAAGCGCAGTATGGTGTGGACAAGGAAGTTGTCGTGGCCGTGTGGGGTCTGGAAAGTCGCTATGGTGCGCGTCGCGGCGATGTGCCCGTGATCTCAGCCACTTCGACGCTGGCCTATGACGGACGGCGCGGCGCGTTTTTTGAAAAGCAACTGGTCGCGGCGCTGCGCATTCTGCAAGAGGGCGACACAACACCCGCTAACATGACTGGCAGCTGGGCCGGGGCAATGGGGCATACGCAGTTCATTCCGACCTCATACCTTGCCTATGCGGTGGATTTCACCGGTGACGGGCGGCGCGATATCTGGTCCGAAGATCCGACGGACTCGCTGGCTTCTACGGCGTCGTATCTGGCGCGCGCCGGTTGGGTGCGGGGTCAACCTTGGGGTGGAGAAGCTGGGACCGTGTCCGGCACACCCGTCGCTGTGTTGCAACCTCAGACACCGGGGCCTCGTATTGCTGTGTTCCGCAATTTTCAAGTGATCAAGCGCTATAACAACTCGGACAGCTACGCGATTGGTGTGGGCCATCTGGCAGACAGGATCGCAGGTGGCGCGCCGTTTCAGGCCTCGTTCGGACCGGACGCAAATGGTCTGACGTTGGAGGACCGTAAAGAGTTGCAACGCCAGCTGACATCCGCCGGGTATGACACCAAAGGCGCAGATGGGGTGATCGGCAAGAATACCACATCCGCCATCAGCGCTTATCAAAGCGCAAATGGCTTGCCTGTCACGGGTGAACCTTCGATTGGTTTGCTGCGCCGCTTGGGCGGCTGA
- a CDS encoding GntR family transcriptional regulator has protein sequence MISARSSETQTATHDRVYRALRSRIMHGEMAPGQALTLRGIGKEFGVSMTPAREAVRRLAAEGALFLSTSGRVSTPELTNDRIEELAALRALLEVELASRALPRAHIALIDRLQSINMTVAEMVTKRDAVGYIRSNLEFHRTLYLRAQAPAMLAIAETVWLQLGPTMRALYGRLRRTEPPHYHKLIIAALKAGDEPGLRLAVRSDVTQGLRLLVS, from the coding sequence ATGATAAGCGCGCGCTCTTCCGAAACCCAAACTGCCACACATGACCGGGTGTACCGGGCTCTGCGATCCAGAATCATGCATGGTGAGATGGCACCGGGTCAGGCTCTGACCTTGCGCGGCATTGGGAAGGAGTTCGGCGTCTCGATGACGCCAGCGCGCGAGGCGGTACGCCGTCTGGCTGCTGAAGGTGCGCTGTTCCTGTCGACCTCGGGCCGCGTTTCGACCCCTGAGCTGACAAATGACCGGATCGAGGAGTTGGCGGCGTTGCGTGCGCTGCTAGAGGTCGAGTTGGCCAGCCGGGCATTGCCTCGCGCGCATATCGCACTGATTGATAGGTTGCAGAGCATCAATATGACCGTTGCTGAAATGGTGACCAAGCGGGATGCGGTTGGCTATATTCGGTCGAATCTGGAGTTTCACCGCACATTGTATCTGCGCGCACAAGCGCCTGCGATGCTGGCCATTGCTGAAACGGTCTGGTTGCAATTGGGACCAACAATGCGGGCGTTGTATGGGCGTCTACGGCGGACCGAGCCCCCGCATTATCACAAGCTGATCATTGCTGCGCTAAAGGCCGGGGACGAGCCCGGTTTGCGGCTGGCGGTACGCTCGGATGTAACGCAGGGGTTGCGTTTGCTGGTAAGCTGA